In a genomic window of Corynebacterium choanae:
- a CDS encoding SdpI family protein → MVVIASILLLLAVGLIVLGALAWAGKLPGNGIVGIRVPASRKRQFLWDVAHKVAGPIWVVGGVAWLLGGLVALRAEGWLWIIPALAAIAGFILFGTGSAMGANAATTVAKNTPEPAPSGCCSAGDTTAGDNAGVSGTSPEGSCGGDCSGGGCGSTAAPNIDLAAARKAAAQRDNAEG, encoded by the coding sequence ATGGTCGTCATCGCTTCGATATTGCTCCTTCTTGCTGTTGGTCTCATTGTGCTTGGGGCACTTGCCTGGGCAGGGAAACTGCCCGGCAACGGGATTGTTGGTATTCGTGTGCCTGCCTCCCGGAAGCGGCAATTCTTGTGGGATGTGGCACATAAGGTTGCAGGTCCGATCTGGGTGGTCGGTGGTGTTGCTTGGCTCCTCGGCGGACTCGTCGCCCTTCGCGCCGAAGGTTGGCTGTGGATCATCCCTGCACTTGCCGCGATTGCTGGTTTCATCCTGTTTGGCACTGGTTCGGCAATGGGTGCCAACGCAGCCACCACCGTGGCAAAGAACACTCCTGAACCTGCCCCAAGTGGCTGCTGTTCGGCAGGGGATACCACAGCAGGTGACAACGCTGGCGTCAGCGGCACATCGCCGGAGGGTTCGTGTGGCGGTGATTGTTCCGGCGGCGGTTGTGGCAGCACCGCAGCCCCCAATATTGATTTGGCCGCAGCAAGGAAAGCAGCCGCACAGCGCGACAACGCGGAAGGCTAA
- a CDS encoding TM2 domain-containing protein: protein MTFPPAQGNHPSAEDEPDFFRSGTFDPAAAFDAAPNPGVQPPPQQSPLTPQQSAWPTADTAVPSWPAMTPEQAAQALSAQARAQVGSVPPAQRNIQQEIIDAARAEYATQSKNPLILWLLWLFVGIMGGHRFYLGHVGVGAAQLLTAGGCGIWWLIDAALIQQRLNEYNLRLAYEIGARYNLPPAVVALPPGNGMLPR, encoded by the coding sequence ATGACCTTTCCACCCGCACAGGGGAATCATCCCTCGGCGGAGGACGAGCCGGACTTTTTCCGCTCCGGAACATTCGATCCCGCTGCCGCATTCGACGCAGCACCGAATCCTGGTGTGCAACCACCGCCGCAACAATCACCGCTAACTCCCCAACAATCCGCGTGGCCGACAGCTGATACTGCTGTTCCCAGTTGGCCGGCGATGACCCCCGAACAAGCCGCACAGGCGTTGTCTGCCCAAGCACGCGCCCAGGTCGGGTCGGTGCCCCCAGCCCAGCGGAATATCCAGCAGGAGATCATTGATGCTGCGCGGGCGGAATACGCAACACAGTCGAAAAATCCTCTGATTCTCTGGCTGCTGTGGCTGTTCGTTGGGATCATGGGTGGACACCGTTTCTATTTGGGGCATGTTGGGGTGGGGGCTGCGCAACTGCTTACCGCCGGCGGCTGCGGTATTTGGTGGCTGATCGATGCGGCACTCATTCAGCAGCGGTTAAACGAGTACAACCTTCGCCTCGCCTATGAAATTGGCGCCCGCTATAACCTGCCGCCGGCAGTGGTTGCTCTTCCACCGGGAAACGGAATGCTGCCCCGCTAG
- a CDS encoding cryptochrome/photolyase family protein — protein MADHNQPHVLLWYRDDLRIADHGPLAYAYDMAPARISALYCYEEADPATGRTLLPLPRAMGAACRWWLRQSLHAHAKALADRNITLYILRGDPAQQIPQFCQEHQVTHVAWQRRYMPHAPTLDRWIKEHLTTAGMSVQSFPGFTLHEPWEITKADGGSFQVYTPYSKAALRQLDDCGVAHHVLREAAAFPPFTSSSQPRDTVDRENVHAAIEALGLPGTGEEIPGIPQTIAARGHAAGADPETVLHHAAAPQSAAISTNDAAACAAPAACDAPDAGKRTAAPTQQSPLPHFPQIAVPHPFALHQDSWWRYFGSYHTPGEHGAQQRLERFLARQAAMRDYAAQRDVPSQPATSELSPHLRFGEISPARIVAETTSRADADELVGSGWAATFFKELLWRDFAWSRLWQHPTMADAPVREKFSSFPWTWMPAVEQPHTAFAASREAITTAITLPNVYAAGGVSPRQQLMIELGRWQAGLTGVPLVDAGMRQLWLFGTMHNRIRMVVGSWLTKNLLIDWRHGERWFWETLVDADHAANPFNWQWVAGCGDDAAPYFRIFNPLTQAAKFDASGAYQQYFLPDAAQCTGQTAVQRAAQSAADELPLSFPDSDPVSDGNPVAHPRSEQPANAAVAAPCYPATPMVAVGESRKQALAAYETIKGL, from the coding sequence ATGGCCGACCACAACCAACCCCATGTGCTGCTGTGGTACCGCGATGATCTGCGGATAGCTGATCACGGTCCTCTTGCGTATGCCTATGACATGGCACCGGCACGGATCTCTGCGTTGTACTGCTATGAGGAAGCAGATCCGGCAACAGGGAGAACATTGTTGCCACTGCCCCGGGCAATGGGGGCTGCCTGCCGCTGGTGGTTGCGGCAAAGCCTGCATGCACACGCTAAAGCACTCGCTGATCGGAATATCACCCTCTACATTCTGCGGGGTGATCCAGCCCAGCAGATTCCCCAGTTTTGCCAGGAACACCAGGTAACCCATGTCGCCTGGCAGCGCCGCTACATGCCGCATGCGCCAACGCTTGACCGGTGGATAAAAGAGCATCTCACCACTGCCGGGATGAGCGTGCAATCCTTTCCCGGGTTTACGCTGCACGAGCCGTGGGAAATCACCAAAGCCGACGGCGGCAGTTTTCAGGTCTACACCCCATATTCCAAGGCGGCGTTGCGGCAATTAGACGACTGTGGGGTGGCGCATCATGTGCTGCGGGAGGCAGCCGCGTTTCCACCATTTACTAGCAGTTCCCAACCCCGGGACACGGTGGACCGGGAAAACGTCCACGCGGCTATTGAAGCGCTTGGTTTGCCCGGAACAGGCGAAGAGATCCCTGGGATTCCGCAAACAATTGCAGCCCGAGGGCATGCTGCTGGTGCCGACCCGGAGACAGTGTTGCACCATGCTGCTGCACCGCAGAGTGCTGCTATAAGTACGAACGATGCTGCTGCATGTGCTGCACCTGCTGCATGTGATGCACCCGATGCAGGAAAGCGCACCGCTGCTCCGACGCAACAGTCACCGCTACCGCATTTTCCGCAGATTGCTGTGCCACATCCGTTTGCGCTGCACCAGGACAGCTGGTGGCGCTACTTTGGCTCCTATCACACCCCCGGCGAACACGGGGCACAGCAGCGACTTGAGCGCTTCCTTGCTCGGCAGGCTGCGATGCGGGACTATGCCGCGCAACGCGATGTGCCAAGTCAACCTGCAACAAGTGAATTGTCACCGCATTTACGCTTCGGGGAGATCAGCCCTGCCCGTATCGTTGCGGAAACCACTAGCCGTGCTGATGCGGATGAACTCGTCGGCAGTGGTTGGGCGGCAACCTTTTTCAAGGAACTGTTGTGGCGTGATTTTGCTTGGTCGCGCCTGTGGCAACATCCAACGATGGCTGATGCACCAGTCCGGGAGAAATTTTCCTCCTTCCCGTGGACGTGGATGCCTGCAGTGGAACAGCCGCACACCGCGTTTGCTGCCTCCCGGGAAGCGATCACCACCGCCATTACATTGCCCAATGTGTATGCGGCCGGGGGTGTTAGCCCCCGCCAGCAGTTGATGATTGAACTTGGCCGTTGGCAGGCTGGTCTGACCGGTGTGCCACTCGTTGATGCAGGTATGCGACAGTTGTGGCTGTTTGGCACCATGCACAACCGGATTCGCATGGTAGTGGGAAGCTGGTTGACGAAAAATTTACTCATCGACTGGCGGCACGGGGAACGCTGGTTCTGGGAGACGCTGGTGGATGCTGATCATGCTGCCAACCCGTTTAACTGGCAGTGGGTTGCTGGGTGTGGCGACGATGCCGCACCCTATTTTCGGATTTTTAATCCCCTCACCCAAGCCGCAAAGTTTGATGCTTCCGGTGCCTATCAGCAGTATTTCCTGCCCGACGCAGCGCAATGCACAGGGCAAACTGCAGTGCAAAGGGCCGCACAGAGCGCAGCGGATGAGCTTCCGTTGAGTTTTCCGGACAGTGACCCGGTATCTGATGGCAACCCGGTGGCGCACCCAAGAAGCGAGCAACCTGCCAACGCGGCTGTTGCCGCCCCGTGCTATCCGGCCACCCCAATGGTTGCTGTGGGTGAATCCCGCAAACAGGCACTTGCCGCCTATGAAACTATCAAAGGGCTGTAA
- a CDS encoding MgtC/SapB family protein, whose translation MNTLQTLFNFSHFSTELTCVGSAFVLCLLLGVERHMHLKDAGIKTHVLVGVGACVFTLVSAYGFNPDPSSIARFDPSRIAAQVVSGIGFLGAGVIFVNNDTVRGLTTAATVWVAAAVGMACGASMVPLAAVVTIMHYLLVFAVGPIMHRLPQRNGTNNLHIDYEVGRAIMPQILTLATNRGFTVSIANARASHDDEEPRVMHTDLELKGKQPIHLLTEAVASLEGVRDVRLADQPSDDL comes from the coding sequence ATGAACACCTTACAAACGCTGTTTAACTTCTCTCACTTCTCCACCGAACTTACCTGTGTCGGCAGTGCATTTGTCTTATGTCTCCTCCTTGGGGTGGAGCGCCATATGCACTTAAAAGATGCGGGTATTAAAACGCATGTGCTTGTCGGGGTGGGTGCCTGTGTATTCACCTTGGTTTCGGCCTACGGGTTCAACCCTGATCCGTCGAGTATCGCCCGGTTTGATCCGTCCCGTATCGCGGCACAGGTAGTCTCTGGGATTGGTTTCTTGGGCGCCGGGGTGATTTTTGTCAATAACGACACGGTACGGGGACTTACCACTGCCGCAACCGTGTGGGTGGCGGCGGCCGTCGGGATGGCCTGTGGGGCATCGATGGTTCCGCTTGCTGCGGTGGTGACAATCATGCATTATCTGCTTGTCTTTGCCGTAGGGCCGATTATGCACCGGTTACCGCAACGTAACGGCACCAATAATCTGCACATTGACTATGAAGTCGGGCGGGCGATCATGCCACAGATCCTGACGTTGGCAACCAACCGTGGGTTTACAGTCTCTATTGCCAATGCGCGCGCATCCCATGATGATGAAGAGCCGCGTGTGATGCACACCGACCTTGAGTTGAAAGGCAAACAGCCGATTCATCTCCTTACGGAAGCGGTGGCCAGTCTGGAGGGTGTGCGTGATGTTCGGCTGGCCGATCAGCCAAGCGACGACCTGTAG
- a CDS encoding LacI family DNA-binding transcriptional regulator — MQRLSVTMQTVAQHAGVSRATVSRVLSGADYVEPASKAKVLAAVEELGYVRNAAASQLAMRGSNLVGLLLRDAINPAYAHLQDHLLQEAHAHDMFVVTASTGRMDPACVKLGEVSVLDKLIQLRPAGLIVSSGLVPSDSIVPLARQIPTIVVPRPDPCEQLHVIGYDEVADGRIIAEAVLRAGHRHVAVTLLAKEVSATERLRAQAMSETLQAAGVTVSTIADPVVLHDHAALVRLLKDKLIPAGVTALMFTNDARAIDFLIMAEQLGLHIPEECSVTGFDGIGQAVALSGLTTVRNPLDTVAKQAVAVMGQLLAGNIPAEPVRELYEGTLIAGRTLAQCSA, encoded by the coding sequence ATGCAGCGTCTGAGCGTCACTATGCAGACAGTAGCCCAGCATGCCGGTGTATCCCGGGCGACAGTGTCACGAGTACTTTCCGGCGCAGACTATGTCGAACCTGCCTCAAAAGCGAAAGTGCTTGCCGCAGTGGAAGAGCTCGGCTATGTGCGCAATGCGGCGGCCAGCCAGTTGGCGATGCGCGGCTCAAACCTGGTGGGATTGTTGCTGCGCGACGCTATCAACCCGGCATATGCCCACCTGCAGGATCACCTCTTGCAGGAGGCACACGCCCACGACATGTTTGTGGTCACCGCCTCTACGGGGCGAATGGATCCGGCTTGTGTGAAACTCGGCGAAGTCTCCGTACTCGACAAGCTCATTCAACTGCGGCCAGCCGGGTTGATTGTTTCCTCGGGGTTGGTGCCAAGTGACAGTATTGTTCCGCTCGCACGGCAGATTCCAACGATTGTTGTTCCCCGCCCAGATCCTTGCGAACAACTCCATGTTATTGGCTATGACGAAGTTGCTGATGGCCGCATTATTGCGGAAGCAGTGTTGCGCGCCGGGCATCGGCATGTAGCTGTCACTCTGTTAGCGAAAGAAGTCAGTGCCACCGAACGTCTGCGTGCCCAGGCGATGAGCGAAACCCTGCAGGCTGCTGGGGTGACAGTGTCGACTATTGCCGATCCGGTAGTGTTGCATGACCATGCTGCCCTGGTGCGGCTGCTGAAAGACAAACTCATTCCGGCAGGAGTGACGGCGCTGATGTTCACCAATGATGCGCGGGCGATCGACTTTCTCATCATGGCTGAGCAGCTGGGGCTACACATCCCGGAAGAATGCTCCGTTACCGGTTTCGATGGGATCGGGCAGGCAGTTGCCTTAAGTGGGCTAACCACGGTGCGTAATCCGCTTGACACTGTTGCGAAACAAGCAGTCGCCGTTATGGGACAGCTGTTGGCAGGCAATATTCCTGCCGAACCTGTTCGGGAACTCTATGAAGGAACCCTGATCGCGGGCCGCACCTTGGCTCAATGCAGTGCGTAA
- a CDS encoding glycerophosphodiester phosphodiesterase family protein — translation MNLFAQARKQAGRALIAAHRGTAGGCIFPNTLAAAKVALAHGADIVELDVVRSKDGVYFSFHDGYEEKELATATPISAMTASEVATHPYGQVFHHPGVATVDEFFPLINTLPDTLINVDRSWRYWEDGLLQQLAECTNPQRLVVKSPAEDRWLTALAQASVALPYMPIVHTEDDLARVFAAQAKYPTINLIGVELIAADVYSPLANPARIAELREQGLLIWLNALNLENLKDLFCGFDDHTSILDDPARGWGKLVEYGADIIQTDWPRLLADYLAAQPSTSSP, via the coding sequence ATGAATCTGTTTGCACAAGCCAGAAAGCAAGCTGGGCGAGCATTGATTGCCGCACACCGCGGCACCGCAGGGGGCTGCATTTTCCCCAACACGTTAGCGGCGGCGAAAGTAGCACTCGCCCACGGCGCAGACATTGTTGAGCTTGATGTTGTGCGTTCCAAGGATGGGGTGTACTTCTCTTTCCACGATGGCTACGAGGAAAAAGAACTTGCTACGGCAACCCCGATTAGTGCGATGACCGCCAGTGAGGTGGCAACCCACCCCTACGGGCAGGTTTTCCACCATCCCGGGGTGGCTACCGTGGACGAGTTCTTTCCGCTGATCAACACGCTGCCGGACACGCTGATCAACGTTGACCGCTCCTGGCGTTATTGGGAAGACGGACTGTTACAGCAATTAGCCGAGTGCACCAATCCGCAGCGGCTGGTTGTGAAATCCCCGGCGGAAGACCGTTGGCTAACCGCACTGGCGCAGGCGAGCGTAGCGCTTCCCTATATGCCGATTGTGCACACCGAGGACGATCTGGCAAGAGTGTTCGCCGCGCAGGCGAAGTATCCAACGATCAATCTCATCGGCGTGGAGCTTATCGCCGCGGATGTGTACAGCCCTCTGGCGAATCCTGCACGGATCGCTGAGCTGCGAGAGCAAGGCCTGCTCATCTGGTTGAACGCGTTAAACCTGGAGAACTTGAAAGATTTGTTCTGTGGGTTTGATGATCACACGTCAATCCTGGACGATCCGGCACGCGGCTGGGGCAAACTGGTGGAATACGGCGCGGATATTATCCAAACCGACTGGCCGCGGCTGTTAGCCGACTATCTTGCCGCGCAGCCATCCACCTCATCACCGTAA
- a CDS encoding ABC transporter permease: MAITRAQKQRRSIGAMLRSPLNLVVLAILSWFILAFLIVPTFTLLQQTFFPDGQFTTRVVGRIAASDKAVASLKHSFMLAIILSVTVNLTGIFIVLVTRYFDIKGAKILWAGYATSLIYGGVTLVAGYKTIYGSNGYITKLLSNIYPGLDPNWFSGMFAVVFVMTFATTGNHMLFLSSSIAKLDYQTVEASRLMGASAWTTLIRVVLPTLKPMIFAITTLTFLGGLNALMAPLILGGENFQTVAPMILTFAGSPQSRDLAAGLAVVLGIATLLLVMLLNRLERKGQYFSVSKVPSAIQKQKITNPVANVLVHIAAYALFVIYMIPPVMIVIFSFTRAQAIQTASIHLSDFTLENYAYALTNPAGYKPLLVSLVYSTLASVTVVVMITLAARIVHKYHNVITVVLEYLLHIPWVLPSILIALGMVLAYSKPSPLVGGIILTGTSLLLLFGYIAERIPFTFRLMKASFSGISSSLEEAASMLGASNSYTTRKVLLPLVLPTGLAVGALSFNSLLTEFDMSVFVSHPLLQPLGPFIKQATQGEVQRDTTALVFVYTVLLMIVASITIWAVYGDHTKLKSRIAALRGGGRKL, encoded by the coding sequence ATGGCGATTACACGGGCGCAAAAACAACGCCGCAGCATCGGTGCGATGCTGCGCTCCCCGCTCAATCTTGTGGTGTTGGCGATCTTAAGCTGGTTTATTCTTGCTTTCCTTATCGTGCCAACGTTCACCCTGCTGCAGCAGACCTTTTTCCCTGACGGGCAGTTCACCACCCGGGTGGTGGGTCGGATCGCCGCCTCGGATAAGGCAGTAGCGTCGCTGAAACACAGTTTCATGTTGGCGATCATTCTCTCGGTGACGGTGAATCTCACCGGTATTTTCATTGTGTTGGTCACCCGCTACTTCGATATTAAAGGTGCCAAAATATTGTGGGCCGGGTATGCCACCTCCCTGATCTACGGTGGGGTGACGCTGGTTGCGGGATATAAAACGATTTACGGCTCCAATGGCTACATCACCAAGCTGTTGAGCAATATCTACCCTGGTCTTGACCCCAACTGGTTTTCTGGCATGTTCGCGGTGGTCTTCGTGATGACATTCGCTACCACCGGCAATCACATGCTGTTTTTATCGAGTTCTATTGCCAAACTCGACTATCAGACAGTGGAAGCCTCCCGGCTGATGGGGGCGAGTGCTTGGACGACACTGATCCGGGTGGTGCTGCCGACGTTAAAGCCGATGATTTTCGCGATCACCACCCTCACCTTCCTAGGCGGGCTCAATGCGCTGATGGCACCGCTGATTTTAGGTGGGGAGAACTTCCAAACAGTGGCGCCGATGATTTTGACCTTCGCCGGATCCCCGCAGTCACGGGATTTGGCCGCTGGTCTTGCAGTGGTGCTAGGTATTGCCACGTTGCTGCTGGTGATGCTGCTTAATCGCCTTGAGCGCAAAGGGCAGTATTTCTCTGTGTCGAAGGTGCCAAGCGCTATTCAAAAGCAGAAAATCACCAATCCGGTTGCCAATGTCCTCGTCCACATTGCTGCCTATGCGCTGTTTGTTATTTACATGATTCCGCCAGTGATGATTGTGATCTTCTCCTTTACGCGGGCGCAGGCTATTCAAACCGCCTCGATTCATCTGTCCGATTTCACACTGGAAAACTATGCCTATGCGCTCACGAATCCGGCTGGCTATAAGCCACTGCTGGTGTCGCTGGTGTATTCCACGTTGGCATCGGTCACCGTGGTGGTGATGATCACGTTGGCGGCGCGCATTGTGCACAAATATCACAACGTGATCACCGTCGTGTTGGAGTATCTGCTGCATATTCCGTGGGTGTTGCCAAGTATTCTTATCGCCCTCGGTATGGTGCTTGCCTATTCGAAGCCAAGTCCGTTGGTTGGCGGGATTATTTTGACCGGCACCTCGTTGCTGTTGCTGTTTGGCTATATCGCTGAACGTATTCCGTTTACATTCCGTCTGATGAAAGCCTCGTTTAGCGGGATCTCTTCCTCCCTAGAGGAGGCGGCATCGATGCTGGGTGCGTCGAATAGTTACACCACTCGGAAAGTGCTGCTGCCATTGGTGCTGCCGACGGGGCTTGCTGTGGGCGCGTTGTCGTTTAACTCGCTGCTCACCGAATTCGACATGTCGGTGTTTGTCTCCCATCCACTCCTGCAGCCGTTGGGTCCGTTTATTAAACAGGCCACCCAAGGTGAGGTGCAGCGCGATACCACCGCATTGGTGTTCGTTTACACCGTGCTGCTCATGATCGTCGCCTCGATCACGATTTGGGCAGTCTATGGGGATCACACAAAGTTGAAGAGCCGCATTGCGGCACTGCGCGGCGGAGGACGGAAACTATGA
- a CDS encoding ABC transporter ATP-binding protein, with the protein MIEFKDIEVAFDNFVAIPNMNLTIEEGQFFTLLGPSGCGKTTALRALAGLVEPTKGRIFIDGQDVTKLPSDKRQLGMVFQNYALFPTMTVRENLAFGLKVKKVGNDEIAQRVADIAREVELTDKQLDRSVAELSGGQQQRVAIARALVMRPKILLLDEPLSNLDAKLRGQLRIQLKEMQQHFGITSVYVTHDQTEALSMSDGIAVINQGRIEQVGTPREVYSASATEFVCNFIGDVNALPVPELRAQGAALDADSAYVRVERVALCDPTTPVVPGSVYFDGHVTGSRYEGVMTTYAIDIGQPKPLSVVIKDDGRLVLHPGQQVRVAIAGEDLLTYRGN; encoded by the coding sequence ATGATCGAATTCAAAGACATCGAGGTCGCCTTCGACAACTTCGTCGCGATCCCGAATATGAACCTCACAATTGAAGAGGGACAGTTCTTTACCCTGCTTGGCCCATCAGGCTGTGGGAAAACCACCGCGCTGCGGGCGCTAGCCGGACTTGTGGAACCCACGAAAGGCCGTATTTTTATCGACGGCCAAGATGTTACGAAACTGCCATCCGACAAACGACAGCTCGGCATGGTGTTTCAAAACTATGCCCTCTTTCCCACAATGACTGTCCGGGAAAACCTGGCCTTCGGATTGAAAGTGAAAAAGGTCGGCAACGATGAGATCGCCCAACGGGTGGCGGATATTGCCCGGGAAGTGGAGCTCACCGATAAACAACTCGACCGCAGTGTCGCAGAACTTTCCGGGGGACAACAGCAGCGTGTCGCCATTGCCCGTGCACTGGTGATGCGGCCAAAGATCCTGTTGCTTGACGAGCCACTGAGTAACTTGGACGCGAAACTCCGCGGCCAGCTTCGTATTCAGTTGAAAGAAATGCAGCAGCATTTCGGTATCACCTCGGTGTATGTCACCCACGATCAAACAGAAGCCTTGTCAATGTCTGACGGCATCGCGGTGATTAACCAAGGCCGGATTGAACAAGTCGGCACTCCGCGGGAAGTGTATTCGGCATCAGCCACCGAGTTTGTGTGTAACTTCATCGGTGATGTCAATGCACTGCCGGTGCCTGAACTGCGCGCACAGGGGGCAGCATTGGATGCCGATTCTGCCTATGTGCGGGTCGAACGGGTTGCTCTTTGTGACCCAACCACCCCGGTTGTTCCTGGCTCGGTGTATTTCGACGGTCACGTGACCGGCAGCCGTTATGAGGGTGTGATGACCACCTATGCGATCGATATTGGTCAGCCAAAACCGCTGTCGGTCGTTATCAAGGATGATGGCCGCCTCGTCTTGCATCCAGGGCAGCAGGTACGCGTCGCAATCGCTGGCGAAGACCTCCTCACCTATAGGGGGAATTAG
- a CDS encoding extracellular solute-binding protein encodes MAHPRKLLIASTATLLAAGTLAACSSVVNPGGGDESLTIYSNSVSDGRGDWLKEQAAEQGFDLQIVDMGGGDVYNRLLAEKANPIADVTFGMNDVYFQKLVDNDVLEKYTPAWADKIDADAVDPSEMYYPIVREPIMLVCNDAAFAKPEDMPQDWPDLWEKEQFHNRYEVPASLGGATVQMVISGILTRYEDPNGKLGISDDGWNAISQWYGNGVRSEQGTDLYAQMKTGKVDCGQMWQAGKVTREKQYEITTSAAHPAIGVPMVRQGVALVNGTKHEEQAKKFIDWFGSAEVQAAWSKQFATAPMNKDAIADGNAEAIAFTESFKEQKLDWKFVADNLDSWIEEIQLNYVK; translated from the coding sequence ATGGCTCACCCCCGTAAGCTGCTCATCGCCAGCACCGCTACCCTGCTTGCCGCAGGAACCCTTGCTGCCTGTTCCTCGGTTGTGAACCCCGGTGGCGGGGACGAAAGCCTCACCATCTATTCGAACTCCGTCTCCGACGGGCGCGGCGACTGGCTGAAAGAACAAGCCGCCGAGCAAGGTTTCGACCTGCAGATCGTCGACATGGGCGGCGGTGATGTGTACAACCGTCTGCTCGCGGAGAAAGCCAACCCGATCGCTGACGTCACCTTCGGCATGAACGACGTGTACTTCCAAAAACTCGTCGACAACGATGTGCTGGAAAAGTACACCCCAGCCTGGGCTGACAAGATCGACGCCGACGCAGTCGACCCCTCCGAAATGTACTACCCGATCGTCCGCGAACCCATCATGCTGGTGTGCAACGATGCGGCCTTCGCCAAGCCAGAAGACATGCCACAAGACTGGCCAGACCTGTGGGAAAAAGAACAATTCCACAACCGCTACGAGGTACCAGCTTCCCTTGGCGGTGCCACCGTCCAGATGGTGATCTCCGGGATTTTGACCCGCTACGAGGATCCCAACGGCAAACTGGGGATCAGCGACGACGGCTGGAATGCCATTAGCCAATGGTATGGCAACGGTGTCCGCTCCGAACAGGGCACTGACCTGTATGCACAAATGAAGACCGGCAAGGTTGATTGCGGTCAAATGTGGCAGGCCGGCAAAGTAACCCGCGAAAAGCAATATGAGATCACCACGAGTGCTGCCCATCCGGCAATCGGGGTGCCGATGGTGCGCCAAGGGGTGGCACTGGTCAACGGCACCAAACACGAAGAGCAGGCGAAAAAGTTCATCGACTGGTTCGGTTCTGCGGAAGTGCAGGCTGCCTGGTCGAAGCAGTTCGCTACCGCACCAATGAACAAAGACGCCATCGCTGACGGCAACGCGGAAGCAATCGCCTTCACCGAATCCTTCAAAGAACAAAAACTTGATTGGAAGTTCGTTGCCGACAATCTGGACAGCTGGATCGAAGAAATCCAGCTCAACTACGTCAAGTAA